From a single Leclercia sp. AS011 genomic region:
- the fghA gene encoding S-formylglutathione hydrolase: MELLEEHHCFEGRQQRWRHDSAVLNCAMTFSIFLPPTTGGAKPPVLYWLSGLTCNDENFTTKAGAQRVAAELGIALVMPDTSPRGDEVADDAGYDLGKGAGFYLNATQQPWAQHYRMYDYLRDELPALIQAEFAVADRCAISGHSMGGHGALVMALKNPGKYVSVSAFAPIVNPSQVPWGQKAFTNYLGEDAGTWQAWDSCALMLASQPDQAIPTLIDQGDADQFLASQLQPAVLAEAARQKDWPLTLRIQPGYDHSYYFIASFIEDHLRFHAQQLLK, encoded by the coding sequence ATGGAACTGCTCGAAGAGCACCACTGTTTTGAAGGTCGACAGCAGCGCTGGCGTCACGACTCCGCGGTGCTGAACTGCGCGATGACGTTCAGTATCTTTCTGCCCCCGACTACCGGTGGGGCAAAACCGCCGGTGCTGTACTGGCTCTCCGGCCTGACCTGCAACGATGAGAACTTCACCACCAAGGCGGGTGCCCAGCGGGTGGCGGCAGAGTTAGGGATCGCCCTGGTGATGCCCGATACCAGCCCGCGCGGGGATGAGGTAGCGGACGATGCCGGTTACGACCTGGGCAAAGGTGCCGGGTTCTACCTGAATGCCACCCAGCAACCCTGGGCGCAGCATTACCGGATGTACGATTATCTGCGCGATGAGCTACCGGCGCTGATCCAGGCGGAGTTCGCGGTAGCCGATCGCTGTGCCATCAGCGGCCACTCCATGGGCGGCCACGGTGCGCTGGTGATGGCGCTGAAAAATCCGGGGAAATACGTCAGCGTGTCGGCCTTTGCGCCAATCGTGAACCCGTCCCAGGTGCCATGGGGGCAGAAAGCCTTCACGAATTACCTGGGTGAGGATGCCGGGACCTGGCAAGCGTGGGACAGCTGCGCGCTGATGCTGGCCAGCCAGCCGGACCAGGCGATCCCGACGCTTATCGATCAGGGTGATGCGGACCAGTTCCTCGCCAGCCAGTTACAGCCGGCAGTACTGGCGGAAGCCGCACGCCAGAAGGACTGGCCGCTGACGTTACGCATCCAGCCAGGCTACGATCACAGCTATTACTTTATTGCGTCGTTTATTGAAGATCATCTGCGCTTCCATGCGCAGCAGTTGTTGAAGTAA
- a CDS encoding YbfB/YjiJ family MFS transporter gives MALRIALSGFVVLVVAMGIGRFAFTPQVPLMIAAGQLTLTSAGLVAAMNYLGYLVGAWDAMRAHRFVEGRLWLGIVGAVALTLLSAVADNAIVHGLLRFVIGCMSGWSMVLVAAWTNERLAHFGKPGLSAAVFAGPGAGITISGLLAVWIQAHGLSASAAWQIYGVLALVLIALVARYLPRAGQLHRPGTTPEPLTLTRDLRRLVWSYSLAGFGYILPATFLSQMAALRFPGSAFAQFVWPVFGVASVLGIALSIALRHVSTSNRRLALVLWLQAVGVIAAWLLPGMAGLVTGALLVGGGFLCAVQLSLLYGRELAPNHTRYMAGLLTTGYAVGQLIGPMTSALSSWLTHQLEPALGLAGIALLVAGGLVWQRQVER, from the coding sequence ATGGCGCTGCGTATCGCGCTCAGCGGATTTGTGGTTCTGGTGGTGGCGATGGGAATAGGGCGCTTTGCCTTTACCCCGCAGGTGCCGCTGATGATTGCGGCAGGGCAACTGACTCTGACCAGCGCCGGGCTGGTGGCGGCAATGAACTACCTCGGCTATCTGGTGGGGGCCTGGGATGCCATGCGAGCGCACCGGTTTGTCGAGGGCCGTCTGTGGCTGGGGATTGTGGGCGCGGTGGCGCTGACCCTGCTCTCAGCCGTTGCGGATAACGCCATCGTCCACGGGCTGCTGCGGTTTGTGATTGGCTGCATGAGCGGCTGGTCGATGGTGCTGGTGGCCGCCTGGACCAACGAGCGGCTGGCCCATTTCGGCAAGCCGGGCCTGAGCGCTGCGGTCTTCGCCGGGCCGGGGGCGGGGATCACCATCAGCGGTCTGCTGGCGGTGTGGATCCAGGCGCACGGGCTGTCGGCCAGCGCCGCCTGGCAAATCTACGGCGTGCTGGCGCTGGTGCTGATCGCGCTGGTGGCCCGCTACCTGCCGCGTGCCGGGCAGCTGCATCGCCCGGGCACCACCCCGGAGCCGCTGACCCTGACCCGCGATCTGCGGCGTCTGGTCTGGAGCTACAGCCTCGCCGGGTTTGGCTACATCCTCCCGGCGACCTTTTTGTCGCAGATGGCGGCGCTGCGCTTTCCGGGTAGCGCGTTTGCTCAGTTTGTCTGGCCGGTTTTCGGCGTGGCCTCGGTGCTGGGCATTGCCCTGAGTATCGCCCTGCGCCATGTCTCTACTTCAAACCGCAGGCTGGCGCTGGTGCTCTGGCTGCAGGCGGTGGGGGTGATTGCCGCCTGGCTGTTGCCGGGGATGGCCGGTCTGGTGACAGGTGCGCTGCTGGTCGGCGGCGGATTTTTATGTGCGGTGCAGCTCTCGTTGCTCTACGGGCGCGAGCTGGCACCGAATCACACGCGGTACATGGCCGGGTTACTCACTACTGGCTATGCGGTCGGGCAGTTGATTGGCCCGATGACCTCGGCGTTGTCGAGCTGGCTCACCCATCAGCTGGAGCCCGCTCTGGGCCTTGCGGGTATCGCCCTTTTGGTGGCGGGCGGGCTGGTCTGGCAGCGTCAGGTTGAAAGGTAA
- the folE gene encoding GTP cyclohydrolase I FolE, which yields MSSMSKEAALVHEALVAHGLETPLRPPVQDLDNETRKRLISGHMTEIMQLLNLDLSDDSLMETPRRIAKMYVDEIFSGLDYANFPKITVIENKMKVDEMVTVRDITLTSTCEHHFVTIDGKATVAYIPKDAVIGLSKINRIVQFFAQRPQVQERLTQQILIALQTLLGTNNVAVSIDAVHYCVKARGIRDATSATTTTSLGGLFKSSQNTRQEFLRAVRHHD from the coding sequence ATGTCATCAATGAGTAAAGAAGCAGCTCTCGTCCACGAAGCGCTGGTTGCACACGGTCTCGAAACCCCGTTGCGTCCACCGGTTCAGGATCTGGACAACGAAACGCGTAAACGTCTTATTTCCGGGCATATGACCGAAATCATGCAGCTGCTGAATCTCGATTTGAGCGATGACAGTCTGATGGAGACCCCACGCCGCATCGCCAAAATGTATGTCGATGAGATTTTCTCCGGGCTTGATTACGCGAACTTCCCGAAAATCACCGTCATTGAAAACAAAATGAAGGTGGATGAGATGGTGACGGTACGTGATATCACCCTGACCAGCACCTGTGAACACCACTTTGTGACCATCGATGGCAAAGCGACCGTGGCCTATATTCCAAAAGACGCGGTCATTGGTCTGTCGAAGATTAACCGCATCGTGCAGTTCTTTGCCCAGCGTCCGCAGGTGCAGGAGCGTTTAACCCAGCAGATCCTTATCGCGCTGCAAACGCTGCTTGGTACCAACAACGTGGCGGTATCCATTGACGCGGTGCATTACTGCGTGAAAGCGCGCGGCATTCGCGATGCCACCAGCGCCACCACCACCACCTCGCTGGGCGGCCTGTTTAAATCCAGCCAGAACACCCGTCAGGAGTTCCTGCGCGCCGTGCGTCACCACGACTGA
- the yeiB gene encoding DUF418 domain-containing protein YeiB yields MERNVTLDFVRGVAILGILLLNISGFGLPKAAYLNPAWYGDITLSDAWTWAVLDLFAQVKFLTLFALLFGAGLQLLLKRGKRWIQARLSLLVLLGFIHGLLFWDGDILLAYGLVGLICWRIIRDAQDIKNLFNTGVVLFIIGVAILLLLGVISGGSTNRSWVPDAANLQYEQYWKLGGGMEAISNRADMIGNSLLALGAQYGWQLAGMMLIGAALMRTGWLKGEFSLRHYRRTGLWLVLLGLAINLPAVIAQWYVSWDYRWCAFLLQAPRELSAPFQTIGYAALIYGFWPQLCRFRLVMAIACVGRMALSNYLLQTLICTTLFYHLGLFMHFDRLQLLGFVLPIWLVNILFSVFWLRHFRQGPLEWLWRQLTARAAGVSLSNTSG; encoded by the coding sequence ATGGAAAGAAATGTCACGCTGGATTTCGTTCGTGGCGTCGCTATTCTGGGTATTCTGCTACTCAATATAAGCGGCTTCGGTCTGCCGAAAGCCGCTTACCTTAATCCCGCCTGGTATGGCGATATTACCCTCAGCGACGCCTGGACATGGGCGGTGCTGGATCTGTTCGCCCAGGTTAAATTCCTCACCCTGTTTGCTCTGCTGTTCGGAGCCGGTCTTCAGCTGCTGCTGAAACGCGGTAAACGCTGGATCCAGGCCCGCCTGTCGCTGTTGGTCCTGCTCGGGTTTATTCATGGTCTGCTGTTCTGGGACGGCGATATTCTGCTGGCCTACGGGCTGGTGGGGCTCATCTGCTGGCGCATCATCCGCGATGCGCAGGATATCAAAAATCTCTTCAATACTGGCGTGGTGCTGTTCATCATCGGCGTCGCCATCCTGCTGCTGCTGGGCGTGATATCGGGCGGCTCCACCAATCGCTCCTGGGTGCCGGACGCCGCCAACCTGCAGTATGAGCAGTACTGGAAGCTGGGCGGGGGGATGGAGGCCATCAGCAACCGCGCCGATATGATTGGTAACAGCCTGCTGGCGCTTGGGGCGCAATACGGCTGGCAGCTGGCGGGAATGATGCTGATCGGCGCTGCGCTGATGCGTACCGGCTGGCTGAAAGGCGAGTTTAGCCTGCGTCACTACCGGCGTACCGGGCTGTGGCTGGTGCTGCTCGGCCTGGCGATTAATCTCCCGGCGGTGATCGCCCAGTGGTATGTCAGCTGGGACTACCGCTGGTGTGCGTTTCTGTTACAGGCCCCGCGCGAACTGAGCGCACCCTTTCAGACCATCGGCTATGCTGCGCTGATATACGGCTTCTGGCCGCAGCTCTGCCGTTTCCGGCTGGTGATGGCGATAGCCTGCGTCGGGCGCATGGCGCTCAGCAATTACCTTCTCCAGACGCTGATCTGCACTACATTGTTCTACCACCTCGGCCTGTTTATGCATTTTGATCGCCTGCAGCTGTTGGGCTTCGTCCTGCCCATCTGGCTGGTGAATATTCTGTTCTCCGTTTTCTGGCTGCGTCATTTCCGCCAGGGGCCGCTGGAGTGGCTGTGGCGACAATTGACCGCACGTGCTGCAGGGGTTTCATTAAGTAATACATCCGGATAA
- the galS gene encoding HTH-type transcriptional regulator GalS → MITIRDVARQAGVSVATVSRVLNNSALVSPETRESVMKAVTALGYRPNANAQALATQVSDTIGVVVMDVSDAFFGALVKAVDMVAQEHQKNVLIGNSYHEAEKERNAIEVLIRQRCNALIVHSKALSDEELSALMEQIPGMVLINRIVPGYAHRCVCLDNVSGAMMATRMLVNNGHQRIGYLASSHRIEDDEMRREGWQKALLEQGITASDSWIGTGAPDMQGGEAAMVELLGRNLQLTAVFAYNDSMAAGALTALKDNGIAVPQHLSLIGFDDIPIARYTDPQLTTVRYPIASMARLATELALQGAAGKLDISATHCFMPTLVRRHSVAIRQIVAPITN, encoded by the coding sequence ATGATCACCATTCGTGACGTCGCGCGTCAGGCGGGCGTTTCTGTCGCCACCGTTTCCCGGGTCCTCAACAACAGCGCGCTGGTCAGTCCGGAGACGCGCGAGAGCGTGATGAAAGCCGTCACCGCGCTGGGCTACCGGCCAAACGCTAACGCTCAGGCGCTGGCAACCCAGGTCAGCGACACCATCGGCGTGGTGGTGATGGACGTGTCGGATGCCTTCTTTGGTGCCCTGGTGAAAGCCGTAGACATGGTCGCCCAGGAGCACCAGAAAAACGTGCTGATCGGCAACAGCTATCACGAGGCGGAAAAAGAGCGTAACGCCATTGAGGTGCTGATTCGTCAGCGCTGTAACGCCCTGATCGTCCACTCAAAAGCCTTAAGCGATGAGGAGCTGTCGGCCCTGATGGAGCAGATCCCCGGCATGGTGCTGATCAACCGCATCGTGCCCGGCTATGCCCACCGCTGCGTCTGCCTTGATAACGTCAGCGGCGCGATGATGGCGACGCGGATGCTGGTGAATAACGGACATCAACGCATCGGCTATCTTGCTTCAAGCCACCGCATTGAAGATGACGAAATGCGGCGTGAAGGCTGGCAGAAAGCGTTACTGGAGCAGGGCATTACCGCCTCGGACAGCTGGATCGGCACCGGCGCGCCGGACATGCAGGGCGGGGAGGCGGCTATGGTGGAGCTGCTTGGCCGCAACCTGCAGCTGACCGCGGTCTTTGCCTATAACGACAGCATGGCCGCAGGCGCGCTGACGGCATTGAAGGACAACGGCATTGCGGTGCCACAGCATCTGTCATTGATTGGTTTCGATGATATTCCGATTGCCCGTTACACGGACCCGCAGCTGACCACGGTGCGCTACCCGATCGCCTCGATGGCCCGGCTGGCCACGGAGCTGGCGTTACAGGGTGCCGCAGGGAAGCTGGATATCTCCGCAACCCACTGTTTCATGCCGACTTTAGTGCGTCGCCATTCGGTTGCCATTCGGCAAATTGTGGCGCCGATCACTAACTAA
- the mglB gene encoding galactose/glucose ABC transporter substrate-binding protein MglB, whose amino-acid sequence MNKKVLTLSALMASMLFGATAHAADSRIGVTIYKYDDNFMSVVRKAIEKEGKSAPDVQLLMNDSQNDQSKQNDQIDVLLAKGVKALAINLVDPAAAGTVIEKARGQNVPIVFFNKEPSRKALDSYDKAFYVGTDSKESGIIQGDLIAKHWAANPNWDLNKDGQVQFVLLKGEPGHPDAEARTTYVIKELNDKGLKTQQLALDTAMWDTAQAKDKMDAWLSGPNADKIEVVIANNDAMAMGAVEALKAHNKSSIPVFGVDALPEALALVKSGAMAGTVLNDANNQAKATFDLAKNLAEGKGAADGTNWKIDNKVVRVPYVGVDQENLAQFTGK is encoded by the coding sequence ATGAATAAGAAGGTGTTGACTCTGTCTGCTCTTATGGCAAGCATGCTTTTTGGTGCGACCGCTCACGCTGCAGATAGCCGTATTGGTGTGACTATCTATAAATACGACGACAACTTTATGTCTGTTGTGCGTAAGGCCATCGAAAAAGAGGGTAAATCAGCGCCAGACGTGCAGCTGCTGATGAATGACTCCCAGAATGACCAGTCAAAACAGAACGACCAGATTGACGTTCTGCTGGCAAAAGGCGTGAAAGCGCTGGCTATCAACCTGGTTGACCCGGCGGCTGCAGGCACCGTTATTGAGAAAGCGCGTGGTCAGAATGTGCCAATTGTCTTCTTCAACAAAGAACCTTCCCGTAAGGCGCTGGATAGCTACGACAAAGCCTTCTACGTGGGCACCGACTCTAAAGAATCCGGCATCATTCAGGGCGACCTGATTGCTAAACACTGGGCGGCTAACCCGAACTGGGATCTGAACAAAGACGGTCAGGTGCAGTTCGTTCTGCTGAAAGGCGAGCCAGGCCACCCGGATGCTGAAGCACGTACCACTTACGTGATCAAAGAGCTGAACGACAAGGGTCTGAAAACCCAGCAGCTGGCATTAGATACCGCCATGTGGGATACCGCCCAGGCGAAAGATAAGATGGACGCATGGCTGTCCGGCCCGAACGCTGACAAAATCGAAGTGGTTATCGCCAACAACGATGCGATGGCTATGGGTGCAGTAGAAGCCCTGAAAGCACACAACAAATCCTCTATTCCGGTATTTGGCGTGGATGCGCTGCCAGAAGCGCTGGCACTGGTTAAATCTGGCGCCATGGCCGGTACCGTTCTTAACGATGCCAACAACCAGGCAAAAGCCACCTTCGATCTGGCGAAAAACCTGGCAGAAGGCAAAGGCGCAGCTGACGGCACCAACTGGAAAATCGACAACAAAGTTGTTCGCGTACCTTACGTTGGCGTAGATCAGGAAAACCTGGCGCAGTTCACCGGTAAATAA
- the mglA gene encoding galactose/methyl galactoside ABC transporter ATP-binding protein MglA — protein MVSTTTQSSGEYLLEMSGINKSFPGVKALDNVNLKVRPHSIHALMGENGAGKSTLLKCLFGIYQKDSGSILFQGKEIDFHSAKEALENGISMVHQELNLVLQRSVMDNMWLGRYPTKGVFVDQDKMYRDTKAIFDELDIDIDPRARVGTLSVSQMQMIEIAKAFSYNAKIVIMDEPTSSLTEKEVNHLFTIIRKLKDRGCGIVYISHKMEEIFQLCDEITVLRDGQWIATQPLEGLDMDKIIAMMVGRSLNQRFPNKENKPGEVILEVRNLTSLRQPSIRDISFDLHKGEILGIAGLVGAKRTDIVETLFGIREKSGGTITLHGKKINNHNANEAINHGFALVTEERRSTGIYAYLDINFNSLISNIHNYKNKIGLLDNSRMKSDTQWVIDSMRVKTPGHRTQIGSLSGGNQQKVIIGRWLLTQPEILMLDEPTRGIDVGAKFEIYQLIAELAKKDKGIIIISSEMPELLGITDRILVMSNGLVAGIVETKTTTQNEILRLASLHL, from the coding sequence ATGGTCAGCACAACGACTCAGTCGTCCGGTGAATACTTGTTGGAAATGAGCGGTATCAACAAGTCTTTTCCCGGGGTTAAAGCACTGGATAATGTTAATTTAAAAGTACGGCCTCACTCCATTCACGCCTTAATGGGTGAAAATGGTGCGGGTAAATCAACATTATTGAAATGCTTATTTGGGATCTATCAAAAAGATTCTGGCAGCATTCTTTTTCAGGGGAAAGAGATCGATTTCCATTCTGCCAAAGAGGCACTGGAAAACGGTATTTCGATGGTTCACCAGGAACTTAACCTGGTTCTTCAACGTTCTGTTATGGACAATATGTGGCTGGGTCGTTATCCGACCAAAGGCGTATTTGTCGATCAGGACAAAATGTATCGTGATACCAAAGCGATTTTTGATGAACTGGATATTGATATCGATCCGCGTGCGCGCGTCGGTACGTTATCCGTTTCACAAATGCAGATGATTGAAATTGCCAAGGCCTTCTCCTATAACGCGAAAATCGTGATTATGGATGAGCCTACCTCTTCGTTAACGGAAAAAGAGGTGAATCACCTGTTCACCATTATCCGTAAGCTGAAGGATCGCGGCTGCGGCATCGTCTATATCTCGCACAAAATGGAAGAGATCTTCCAGCTGTGTGATGAGATCACGGTCCTGCGTGACGGCCAGTGGATCGCCACCCAGCCGCTGGAAGGGCTGGACATGGACAAGATCATCGCCATGATGGTCGGTCGCTCCCTGAACCAGCGTTTCCCGAATAAAGAGAACAAGCCGGGCGAAGTGATTCTGGAAGTGCGCAACCTGACGTCGCTGCGTCAGCCCTCCATCCGCGATATCTCCTTCGACCTGCATAAAGGCGAAATCCTTGGGATTGCCGGTCTGGTGGGGGCCAAGCGTACCGATATCGTGGAGACCCTGTTCGGGATCCGTGAGAAATCCGGCGGGACCATCACCCTGCACGGCAAAAAGATCAATAACCATAACGCCAACGAAGCCATTAACCATGGTTTTGCGCTGGTGACGGAAGAGCGTCGCTCGACCGGTATTTACGCTTACCTGGATATTAACTTTAACTCCTTAATTTCTAATATTCATAATTACAAAAACAAAATCGGTCTGTTGGATAATTCCCGCATGAAGAGCGATACCCAGTGGGTAATTGACTCGATGCGCGTAAAAACCCCAGGACACCGCACGCAAATTGGCTCGCTCTCCGGTGGTAACCAGCAAAAGGTTATTATTGGCCGCTGGTTATTAACTCAACCTGAAATTCTGATGCTGGATGAACCCACCCGCGGTATCGACGTTGGTGCAAAGTTTGAAATTTATCAGCTGATTGCTGAATTAGCCAAGAAAGATAAAGGGATTATTATTATTTCGTCCGAAATGCCGGAATTGTTAGGGATCACAGATCGTATTCTGGTCATGAGCAATGGTCTCGTTGCCGGAATTGTTGAAACCAAAACGACAACGCAAAACGAAATTTTGCGTCTTGCGTCTTTGCACCTTTAA
- the mglC gene encoding galactose/methyl galactoside ABC transporter permease MglC codes for MSALNKKSFLTYLKEGGIYVVLLVLLAIIIFQDPTFLSLLNLSNILTQSSVRIIIALGVAGLIVTQGTDLSAGRQVGLAAVVAATLLQSMENANKVFPEMATMPIILVVLIVCVIGAVIGLINGIIIAYLNVTPFITTLGTMIIVYGINSLYYDFVGASPISGFDSGFSTFAQGFIALGSFRLSYITFYALIAVAFVWVLWNKTRFGKNIFAIGGNPEAAKVSGVNVALNLLVIYALSGVFYAFGGLLEAGRIGSATNNLGFMYELDAIAACVVGGVSFSGGVGTVLGVVTGVIIFTVINYGLTYIGVNPYWQYIIKGAIIIFAVALDSLKYARKK; via the coding sequence ATGAGTGCGTTAAATAAGAAAAGTTTTCTTACTTATCTGAAAGAAGGCGGTATTTACGTTGTTCTTTTAGTCTTGCTGGCCATTATTATTTTCCAGGATCCAACCTTCTTAAGTCTGCTGAACTTAAGTAACATTCTGACTCAGTCTTCGGTACGTATCATTATCGCGCTGGGCGTGGCGGGTCTGATTGTCACCCAGGGTACTGACCTGTCAGCCGGTCGTCAGGTCGGTCTGGCGGCAGTTGTCGCGGCAACGCTTTTGCAGTCGATGGAAAACGCCAACAAGGTGTTCCCGGAAATGGCGACCATGCCCATTATCCTGGTGGTCCTGATTGTCTGCGTTATCGGTGCGGTCATTGGTCTGATTAACGGCATCATCATCGCCTACCTGAACGTCACACCGTTCATCACTACCCTGGGCACGATGATCATCGTTTACGGTATCAACTCCCTGTACTACGACTTCGTGGGTGCCTCGCCGATTTCTGGTTTCGACAGCGGCTTCTCCACCTTTGCGCAGGGCTTTATCGCGCTGGGCAGCTTCCGTCTCTCTTACATCACCTTCTATGCCCTGATTGCGGTGGCCTTTGTCTGGGTGCTGTGGAACAAAACCCGCTTCGGTAAGAACATCTTCGCTATCGGCGGTAACCCGGAAGCGGCGAAAGTCTCCGGTGTTAACGTGGCGCTGAACCTGCTGGTGATCTATGCCCTGTCCGGCGTGTTCTACGCGTTCGGTGGTTTGCTGGAAGCAGGCCGTATCGGCTCAGCCACCAACAACCTCGGCTTTATGTATGAGCTGGATGCGATTGCCGCGTGCGTCGTGGGTGGCGTGTCGTTCAGCGGGGGTGTAGGTACCGTTCTGGGCGTGGTAACCGGTGTGATCATCTTCACCGTTATCAACTACGGCCTGACCTATATCGGCGTCAACCCGTACTGGCAGTACATCATCAAGGGCGCGATCATTATCTTCGCTGTTGCGCTCGACTCCCTGAAGTACGCGCGTAAGAAGTAA
- a CDS encoding WYL domain-containing protein — protein MANSRAEASRRILAAEKNLYKVFPQNKTIKPQSEPRSSKKKVKEKLSVRDAEIEIYYEDAKGDITQREIRVMTYIVRTGRITAWCHLRNGLRTFYIDRIISAVDMNTGEIINDIDLYLADHIG, from the coding sequence ATGGCTAATTCTCGGGCAGAAGCTAGTAGACGCATTCTGGCTGCAGAGAAAAACCTGTACAAAGTTTTCCCTCAAAATAAAACAATCAAACCTCAGTCTGAACCAAGATCTTCTAAGAAAAAAGTCAAAGAAAAACTTTCGGTTAGAGATGCTGAGATCGAGATTTACTATGAAGACGCCAAAGGCGATATAACTCAACGCGAGATTCGAGTGATGACCTACATAGTTCGGACAGGAAGAATTACAGCGTGGTGCCATCTCAGAAACGGGTTGCGGACATTTTATATTGACAGAATAATTAGCGCTGTTGATATGAATACGGGTGAAATCATTAACGATATTGATTTATACCTCGCAGACCACATTGGCTAA
- the sanA gene encoding outer membrane permeability protein SanA: MLKRMFYSLVALIAIVLLTALGLDRWMSWKTAPYIFDDLQDLPYRQVGVVLGTAKYYRTGVINQYYRYRIQGALNAYNSGKVNYLLLSGDNALQSYNEPVTMRKDLIAAGVDPADIVLDYAGFRTLDSIVRTRKVFDTNDFIIITQRFHCERALFIALHMGIQAQCYAVPSPKDMLTVRVREFGARLGALADLYVFKREPRFLGPLVPIPAMLEVPEDAQGYPAVTPEQLLEMQKKK, encoded by the coding sequence ATGTTAAAGCGCATGTTTTACAGCCTGGTTGCCCTGATCGCCATCGTGCTGCTGACTGCGCTGGGCCTCGACCGCTGGATGAGCTGGAAAACGGCTCCCTATATCTTTGATGACCTTCAGGATCTGCCCTACCGCCAGGTGGGCGTGGTGCTCGGCACCGCCAAGTACTACCGCACCGGGGTGATCAACCAGTATTACCGTTACCGCATTCAGGGGGCGCTCAACGCCTACAACAGCGGCAAGGTCAACTACCTGCTGCTGAGCGGCGACAACGCCCTGCAGAGCTATAACGAACCGGTTACCATGCGTAAAGACCTGATTGCCGCCGGCGTGGATCCGGCAGATATCGTGCTCGACTACGCCGGTTTCCGAACTCTCGATTCGATTGTCCGTACCCGTAAGGTGTTCGATACCAACGATTTCATCATCATCACCCAGCGCTTCCACTGCGAGCGCGCGCTGTTTATCGCCCTGCATATGGGCATTCAGGCCCAGTGCTATGCAGTCCCCTCACCGAAAGACATGCTCACCGTCCGGGTGCGCGAGTTTGGTGCCCGCCTGGGGGCGCTGGCCGACCTCTACGTCTTCAAACGCGAACCCCGCTTCTTAGGCCCGCTGGTGCCGATCCCGGCGATGCTGGAAGTACCGGAAGACGCCCAAGGCTATCCGGCGGTGACGCCAGAGCAGCTGCTGGAAATGCAGAAGAAGAAATAA
- the cdd gene encoding cytidine deaminase, with product MHPRFQSAFAQLAENLQSALAPVLADAHFPALLTAEQVTALKGATDLDDDALAFALLPLAAACARADLSHFNVGAIARGVSGTWYFGGNMEFLGATMQQTVHAEQSAISHAWLRGEKSLQAITVNYTPCGHCRQFMNELNSGLQLRINLPGRDPHTLADYLPDAFGPKDLEIKSLLMDEQDHGYAVSGDALAQAAILAANKSHAPYSNSPSGVALECRDGRIFTGSYAENAAFNPTLPPLQGALNLLSLNGYDYPDIQRAILAEKADAPLIQWDATAATLRALGCTSIDRVLLA from the coding sequence ATGCATCCACGTTTTCAATCAGCTTTCGCTCAGCTTGCAGAGAATTTGCAGTCAGCCCTGGCTCCGGTTCTGGCGGATGCACACTTCCCCGCCCTGCTGACGGCTGAACAGGTCACCGCACTGAAAGGTGCCACCGATCTGGATGATGACGCGCTGGCCTTTGCGCTTCTGCCACTGGCGGCGGCCTGCGCCCGCGCCGACCTGTCCCATTTCAACGTGGGTGCCATCGCGCGCGGCGTGAGCGGCACCTGGTACTTCGGCGGCAATATGGAGTTTCTCGGGGCGACCATGCAGCAGACCGTGCATGCGGAACAGAGCGCCATCAGCCACGCCTGGCTGCGCGGTGAAAAATCCCTGCAGGCCATTACCGTGAACTACACCCCGTGCGGGCACTGTCGTCAGTTTATGAACGAGCTTAACAGCGGGTTGCAGCTGCGTATCAACCTGCCGGGCCGCGATCCCCATACTCTGGCGGATTACCTGCCGGACGCCTTCGGACCGAAGGATCTGGAGATCAAATCCCTGCTGATGGACGAGCAGGATCATGGTTACGCCGTCAGCGGCGACGCGCTGGCTCAGGCCGCTATCCTTGCTGCGAACAAGTCCCACGCGCCGTACAGCAACTCCCCAAGCGGGGTGGCGCTGGAGTGTCGCGATGGCCGCATCTTCACCGGCAGCTATGCCGAGAACGCCGCCTTTAACCCGACGCTGCCGCCGTTGCAGGGCGCACTGAACCTGCTCAGCCTCAACGGTTATGACTACCCGGATATCCAGCGCGCCATTCTGGCGGAAAAAGCCGACGCTCCGCTGATCCAGTGGGACGCTACCGCGGCCACGCTGCGCGCGCTGGGCTGTACCAGCATCGACCGCGTGCTGCTGGCGTAA